Proteins encoded together in one Mus caroli chromosome 4, CAROLI_EIJ_v1.1, whole genome shotgun sequence window:
- the Coq3 gene encoding ubiquinone biosynthesis O-methyltransferase, mitochondrial isoform X1, giving the protein MWRGGRLGSRGVRLLETLGFGCPSAVAQPPRLTSRSVYSGTQLTRNLQIKPWELGEHRTMCFRSYRMTLSCLSRVKTYRTPWKRLYSTSQTTVDSREVKNFQALAHTWWDEYGKFAPLHSMNDLRVPFIRDNLLKTSASHHPGKPLSGMKILDVGCGGGLLTEPLGRLGASVVGIDPVAENIKIAQHHKSFDPVLDKRIQYKVCSLEETVGESAECFDAVVASEVVEHVSNLEMFIQCCYQVLKPGGSLFITTVNKTQLSYALGIVFAEQIAGIVPKGTHTWEKFVSPEKLESILEPNGLSVETVAGLVYNPFSGYWHWSENTSLNYAAHAVRSRAQEHQEPAESALKGETGALHANTYGSPSVREEQRT; this is encoded by the exons TTTACTCAGGGACACAGCTCACTAGGAATCTACAGATTAAGCCATGGGAACTCGGTGAACACAGGACCATGTGCTTTAGATCCTACAGGATGACTCTCTCCTGTTTGAGCAGAGTAAAAACTTACAG GACCCCTTGGAAGAGATTATACAGTACTTCACAAACAACAGTTGACAGCAGGGAGGTCAAAAACTTCCAGGCCCTGGCTCACACGTGGTGGGATGAGTACGGAAAGTTTGCGCCTCTTCACTCTATGAATGACCTACGGGTGCCATTCATTAG agacaatCTTTTGAAAACAAGTGCTAGTCACCATCCAGGGAAGCCTTTATCTGGGATGAAGATTCTTGACGTTGGCTGTGGCGGTGGGTTATTAACTGAA CCTCTAGGGAGACTGGGAGCTTCAGTTGTTGGAATTGATCCTGTGGCTGAAAACATTAAGATAGCACAGCACCATAAATCCTTTGATCCAGTCCTGGATAAGAGAATACAGTACAAAGTGTGTTCCCTGGAGGAGACTGTGGGTGAGAGCGCAGAGTGTTTTGATGCTGTTGTGGCTTCTGAAGTTGTAGAGCATGTGAGCAACCTGGAGATGTTCATACAGTGCTGCTATCAAGTACTGAAA CCTGGCGGCTCTTTATTCATTACTACAGTGAACAAAACACAGCTGTCCTATGCCTTGGGAATTGTTTTTGCAGAGCAAATTGCAGGCATTGTTCCAAAAGGCACTCATACGTGGGAAAAGTTTGTTTCACCTGAAAAGCTAGAGAGTATCTTGGAACCAA atggtcTGTCAGTTGAAACTGTGGCAGGATTGGTCTATAATCCTTTCTCAGGTTACTGGCATTGGAGTGAAAATACCAGCCTTAACTATGCAGCCCATGCTGTGAGATCCAGGGCTCAGGAGCACCAGGAGCCTGCTGAGTCTGCTTTAAAGGGGGAAACAGGAGCACTCCATGCTAACACCTATGGTAGCCCCAGTGTACGTGAGGAGCAGAGGACATGA
- the Coq3 gene encoding ubiquinone biosynthesis O-methyltransferase, mitochondrial isoform X2 gives MCFRSYRMTLSCLSRVKTYRTPWKRLYSTSQTTVDSREVKNFQALAHTWWDEYGKFAPLHSMNDLRVPFIRDNLLKTSASHHPGKPLSGMKILDVGCGGGLLTEPLGRLGASVVGIDPVAENIKIAQHHKSFDPVLDKRIQYKVCSLEETVGESAECFDAVVASEVVEHVSNLEMFIQCCYQVLKPGGSLFITTVNKTQLSYALGIVFAEQIAGIVPKGTHTWEKFVSPEKLESILEPNGLSVETVAGLVYNPFSGYWHWSENTSLNYAAHAVRSRAQEHQEPAESALKGETGALHANTYGSPSVREEQRT, from the exons ATGTGCTTTAGATCCTACAGGATGACTCTCTCCTGTTTGAGCAGAGTAAAAACTTACAG GACCCCTTGGAAGAGATTATACAGTACTTCACAAACAACAGTTGACAGCAGGGAGGTCAAAAACTTCCAGGCCCTGGCTCACACGTGGTGGGATGAGTACGGAAAGTTTGCGCCTCTTCACTCTATGAATGACCTACGGGTGCCATTCATTAG agacaatCTTTTGAAAACAAGTGCTAGTCACCATCCAGGGAAGCCTTTATCTGGGATGAAGATTCTTGACGTTGGCTGTGGCGGTGGGTTATTAACTGAA CCTCTAGGGAGACTGGGAGCTTCAGTTGTTGGAATTGATCCTGTGGCTGAAAACATTAAGATAGCACAGCACCATAAATCCTTTGATCCAGTCCTGGATAAGAGAATACAGTACAAAGTGTGTTCCCTGGAGGAGACTGTGGGTGAGAGCGCAGAGTGTTTTGATGCTGTTGTGGCTTCTGAAGTTGTAGAGCATGTGAGCAACCTGGAGATGTTCATACAGTGCTGCTATCAAGTACTGAAA CCTGGCGGCTCTTTATTCATTACTACAGTGAACAAAACACAGCTGTCCTATGCCTTGGGAATTGTTTTTGCAGAGCAAATTGCAGGCATTGTTCCAAAAGGCACTCATACGTGGGAAAAGTTTGTTTCACCTGAAAAGCTAGAGAGTATCTTGGAACCAA atggtcTGTCAGTTGAAACTGTGGCAGGATTGGTCTATAATCCTTTCTCAGGTTACTGGCATTGGAGTGAAAATACCAGCCTTAACTATGCAGCCCATGCTGTGAGATCCAGGGCTCAGGAGCACCAGGAGCCTGCTGAGTCTGCTTTAAAGGGGGAAACAGGAGCACTCCATGCTAACACCTATGGTAGCCCCAGTGTACGTGAGGAGCAGAGGACATGA